A part of Parvimonas micra genomic DNA contains:
- a CDS encoding TIGR03943 family putative permease subunit: MNKKILSLILFCLLLCSCSKADGNSNFIKNKENKNDLKSALKNDPENAGTDKDKKSTETDKNQNPDDYKLERHQGQNDSKDEYKQPEKKDELTKEQLNKKRDADSKDGIINISDGIFLALVNDIYVNKDEYVGKKVRISGQNVRFEDKDTGEVVYAILREGPGCCYNDSVIGFEYITDGKYPEKDKWYEMVGEVIIDKYKSGKVVKLKLIEIKEVEPKGKLIHFQN; the protein is encoded by the coding sequence GTGAATAAAAAAATATTAAGTTTAATACTATTTTGTCTATTGCTATGTTCTTGTTCAAAGGCTGATGGTAATAGTAATTTTATAAAAAACAAAGAAAATAAAAATGATTTAAAAAGTGCTCTAAAAAATGATCCTGAAAATGCTGGAACAGATAAAGATAAAAAATCTACTGAAACTGATAAAAATCAAAATCCCGATGATTACAAACTGGAAAGACATCAAGGTCAAAATGATTCAAAAGATGAATATAAACAGCCTGAAAAAAAGGATGAACTTACAAAAGAACAGTTAAATAAAAAAAGAGATGCAGATTCAAAAGATGGAATAATAAATATTTCTGATGGGATTTTTTTAGCTCTTGTAAATGATATTTATGTAAATAAAGATGAATATGTTGGCAAGAAAGTTAGAATTTCAGGGCAAAATGTTAGATTTGAGGATAAAGATACAGGGGAAGTTGTTTATGCAATTTTACGTGAAGGGCCCGGTTGTTGTTACAATGATAGTGTAATTGGATTTGAATATATAACTGATGGAAAATATCCAGAAAAGGATAAATGGTATGAAATGGTCGGAGAAGTAATAATCGATAAATATAAATCCGGAAAAGTTGTCAAACTCAAACTAATTGAGATAAAAGAAGTAGAACCGAAAGGAAAATTGATTCATTTTCAAAACTAA
- a CDS encoding dihydrofolate reductase produces the protein MVLDNLYLIVAITEKTNAIGKDNNLLYFLKEDMNFFKEKTCDNSIICGRKTFEGFKIKPLPKRKNIVLTKSDFSFEGVRRFKNIEDLINFVKENPKEKFFVCGGMSIYEQLIDFCSRMYITKYEEKEAVEADSHFPKIDEKVWKVVEKIDGKSENPKLTFYTYERI, from the coding sequence ATGGTATTAGATAATTTATATTTGATAGTTGCAATTACTGAAAAAACTAATGCAATAGGTAAAGATAATAATTTATTATATTTTCTAAAAGAAGATATGAATTTTTTCAAAGAAAAAACTTGTGATAATTCTATAATCTGTGGTAGAAAAACTTTTGAAGGGTTTAAAATAAAACCACTTCCAAAAAGAAAAAATATTGTTTTGACAAAGAGTGATTTTTCTTTTGAAGGAGTAAGAAGATTTAAGAATATAGAAGATTTGATTAATTTTGTAAAAGAAAATCCAAAAGAGAAGTTTTTTGTTTGTGGAGGGATGAGTATCTATGAGCAATTGATTGACTTTTGTTCAAGAATGTATATTACAAAATATGAGGAAAAAGAAGCAGTAGAAGCGGATAGTCATTTTCCAAAGATTGATGAAAAAGTATGGAAAGTTGTTGAAAAAATTGATGGTAAAAGTGAAAATCCAAAATTGACCTTCTATACTTACGAAAGGATTTAA
- the srtB gene encoding class B sortase, producing the protein MKKEDIIIKKSRKKQSKVKKWFWNILFVICLGVFVYSAGNIIKDYYGSYKAGKDLSNLKESVFKSSNNANEKKTDKEKVVNLEELKKLNSDSIGWLEIPGTNIDEPLVQGKDNDYYLWRDFKKNKYPVTGTLFLDMYNKADFSDRISYIFGHNIWDKTKFYDLRKFEDKTFLENHKTFYVYTEKGKLEYEVLSVDLVDPDTPLYELSSKRNEDVDAMKKELSKHISKSEVDKIDKNTKLLMLVTCKTPDDNTARRILFAKLKEK; encoded by the coding sequence ATGAAAAAAGAAGATATAATTATAAAAAAGAGTAGAAAAAAACAGAGCAAAGTGAAAAAATGGTTTTGGAATATATTATTTGTAATATGTTTAGGAGTTTTTGTTTATTCTGCAGGAAATATAATCAAGGATTATTATGGTTCATATAAGGCAGGTAAAGATTTAAGTAATCTAAAAGAATCGGTTTTTAAGTCATCAAATAATGCCAATGAGAAAAAAACGGATAAAGAAAAAGTTGTAAATTTGGAAGAATTAAAAAAATTAAATTCCGACTCAATAGGTTGGCTTGAAATTCCGGGAACGAATATAGATGAGCCTTTAGTTCAAGGAAAAGACAATGATTACTATCTTTGGAGAGATTTTAAGAAAAACAAATATCCTGTAACGGGAACATTATTTTTAGATATGTATAATAAAGCGGATTTTTCAGATAGAATCAGTTATATATTCGGACATAATATTTGGGATAAAACAAAATTTTATGATTTAAGAAAATTTGAGGATAAAACATTTTTAGAAAATCATAAGACGTTCTACGTTTATACAGAAAAAGGAAAATTGGAATATGAAGTATTATCAGTTGATCTTGTAGATCCGGATACTCCACTTTATGAACTTAGTTCAAAGAGAAATGAAGATGTGGATGCGATGAAAAAAGAATTGAGTAAACATATTTCAAAATCTGAAGTTGATAAAATTGATAAAAATACAAAACTCTTGATGCTGGTAACTTGTAAAACACCTGATGACAATACAGCAAGGAGAATTTTGTTTGCAAAATTGAAAGAGAAGTAA
- a CDS encoding glycosyltransferase family 2 protein, which produces MDKISVIVPVYNVEKYVKKCLDSISNQTYENIEIIIVNDGATDNSENICKEFVENENRAKLYTKENGGLSSARNHGMRFVTGKYVLFIDSDDYIAEGMVEELYKNIKGEDADVSVCGVYNVYSDNQSPQCKEEIYFCCGKERFLKEYFIGEKIPGTICNKLISYEIASKISFPVGKIYEDAFYQFELVKYAKKYVVTTKPYYYYFHRENSITTKPYTVKNMNCIEIYSNFYDYINREIPSLSEYAFFRLSYAYFMVFDKMLLSEDYKNILEYREILGFLKNNFWKIFKNKNFRKGRRIAVLMLKLNIKLYRFLLLKDLKRKGVNA; this is translated from the coding sequence ATGGACAAGATAAGTGTTATTGTACCTGTATATAATGTAGAAAAATATGTTAAAAAATGTTTAGATTCAATTTCAAATCAAACATATGAGAATATAGAAATTATTATAGTTAATGATGGAGCAACTGATAATAGCGAAAATATTTGTAAAGAATTCGTTGAAAATGAAAATAGAGCGAAACTTTATACTAAAGAAAATGGCGGATTATCCAGTGCAAGAAATCACGGAATGAGGTTTGTAACAGGAAAATATGTATTATTTATAGATTCTGACGATTATATTGCAGAGGGAATGGTTGAAGAACTTTATAAAAATATAAAAGGAGAAGATGCGGATGTGTCTGTTTGTGGGGTTTATAATGTTTATTCAGACAATCAATCTCCACAATGTAAGGAAGAAATTTATTTTTGTTGTGGAAAAGAAAGATTTTTAAAAGAATATTTTATCGGAGAAAAAATTCCCGGCACTATCTGTAATAAACTCATATCCTATGAAATTGCAAGTAAGATTTCGTTTCCTGTGGGCAAAATTTATGAAGATGCTTTTTATCAGTTTGAGCTTGTAAAATATGCTAAAAAATATGTTGTAACAACAAAGCCATATTATTATTATTTTCACAGAGAAAATAGCATTACAACAAAACCTTATACTGTAAAAAATATGAATTGCATAGAAATTTATTCCAATTTTTATGATTATATAAATAGAGAAATTCCTTCTCTTTCAGAATATGCTTTTTTCAGGCTTTCCTATGCGTATTTTATGGTCTTTGATAAGATGTTATTGAGTGAAGATTATAAAAACATTCTAGAATATAGAGAAATTTTAGGTTTTTTGAAGAATAATTTTTGGAAAATTTTTAAAAATAAAAATTTTAGAAAAGGTAGAAGAATAGCTGTATTAATGTTAAAATTAAATATTAAATTATATAGATTTTTGCTTTTAAAAGATTTGAAAAGAAAAGGAGTAAATGCTTAA
- a CDS encoding LicD family protein: MEIKYLSMDEIKSVELEILKYIHNFCIENDIKYFLNYGTLIGAVRHKGFIPWDDDIDICMFRKDYEKFIDLFSKDDGIYKILSLETDDKYYNNFMKVINSKTKIEDERNYKTYDLGIFVDIFPIDSFDDLKLVEKTYKLESFKLLSFSKKENIQYGDSKLKDFVRLFFWTMLKPVSPRIFAKKIKEAVEKYSKENGKYFGVVGCSKLKYDDVFDYNPFDELAEFEFEGCNFFAPKKYDEILKKYYGDYMKFPPIDKQKYPHEIKAYFVD, from the coding sequence ATGGAAATAAAATATCTTTCTATGGATGAAATAAAATCCGTAGAGCTTGAAATTCTAAAATATATTCACAATTTTTGCATTGAAAATGATATAAAATATTTTTTAAATTATGGAACTTTAATTGGAGCTGTAAGACATAAAGGCTTTATTCCTTGGGATGATGATATTGATATTTGTATGTTTAGAAAAGACTATGAAAAGTTTATAGATTTATTTTCAAAAGATGATGGAATTTATAAGATTTTGTCTTTAGAAACTGATGACAAGTACTATAATAATTTCATGAAAGTTATAAATTCAAAGACTAAGATAGAAGATGAAAGAAATTATAAAACTTATGACTTAGGAATTTTTGTTGATATTTTTCCGATAGATTCTTTTGATGATTTAAAATTAGTTGAAAAAACATATAAGTTAGAAAGTTTTAAACTTTTATCTTTTTCAAAAAAAGAAAATATACAGTATGGGGACAGTAAGTTGAAAGATTTTGTTAGATTATTTTTCTGGACGATGTTAAAACCTGTATCTCCAAGAATCTTTGCAAAGAAGATAAAGGAAGCCGTTGAAAAATATTCCAAAGAAAACGGAAAATATTTTGGAGTTGTAGGTTGTTCAAAATTGAAATATGATGATGTTTTTGATTATAATCCATTTGATGAACTGGCAGAGTTCGAGTTTGAAGGCTGTAATTTTTTTGCGCCGAAAAAATATGATGAGATTTTGAAAAAATATTATGGCGATTATATGAAATTTCCGCCTATTGATAAACAGAAATATCCTCATGAAATCAAGGCTTATTTTGTAGATTAG
- a CDS encoding LicD family protein has product MKERLTVDELKNYELNILKFIDYVCKKYDIKYFVNYGTLLGSVRHKGFIPWDDDIDISMYREDYERFQKAVIEEDNERYGILSKDNSEWYFQNFFVVIDKYTLLEDNVKRNRRDSNVFVDVFPIDRFNDLNFVKKAHLMVTLRHICFIKKKFIIHKDSRIKDFCRVIFWYLLKFVNPRFFTKKIEKLVEKYSDENGVYEGAVGVDKTGMKEVFKAGTYEELIELPFEDMMVPAPKNYDKILTQFYGDYMQKPSDAEIEYKSHLLDAYRIK; this is encoded by the coding sequence ATGAAAGAGAGACTAACGGTTGATGAACTAAAAAATTATGAATTAAATATTTTAAAGTTCATTGATTATGTTTGTAAAAAGTATGATATAAAATATTTTGTAAATTATGGAACACTACTTGGAAGTGTTAGACATAAAGGATTTATTCCTTGGGATGATGATATTGATATTTCAATGTATAGAGAAGACTATGAGAGATTTCAAAAAGCTGTTATTGAGGAAGATAATGAGAGATATGGGATTTTATCCAAAGATAACAGCGAGTGGTATTTTCAAAATTTTTTTGTAGTCATAGATAAATATACTTTATTGGAAGATAATGTAAAGAGAAATAGACGAGATAGTAATGTTTTTGTTGACGTTTTTCCAATTGATAGATTCAATGACTTAAATTTTGTAAAAAAAGCACACTTGATGGTAACTTTAAGGCATATTTGTTTTATAAAGAAAAAATTTATAATTCACAAAGATAGTAGAATAAAAGATTTTTGTAGAGTTATCTTTTGGTATTTATTAAAATTTGTAAATCCAAGATTTTTTACAAAAAAAATTGAAAAACTTGTAGAAAAGTATTCTGATGAAAATGGAGTTTATGAGGGAGCTGTTGGTGTTGACAAAACGGGAATGAAAGAAGTTTTTAAAGCGGGAACTTATGAGGAATTAATAGAATTACCTTTTGAAGATATGATGGTACCTGCTCCTAAAAATTATGATAAGATTTTAACTCAATTTTATGGAGATTATATGCAAAAACCTTCTGATGCAGAAATTGAATATAAATCACATCTTTTAGATGCTTACAGAATAAAATAA
- a CDS encoding oligosaccharide flippase family protein has protein sequence MAKNIKVNALASILVRVFNILFPLITGPYLARILSKEAYGEFNVANSILNLFIPFAAFGIYSYGIRSISRVKNNIKEISKNFTVLFSINLISSLGIGILYIGYMFLNVNSSMYMLYIALSIQIFTQFVSIEWMNEAFENYGFILFKTLFVRVLMLVSIFAFVKKADDIVNYAFILSITNLVNYLISFYYIKRKVKFVKIELKDILIHIKPLIGMLLLANSYMLYTALDRAVLSLLDAKISVSYYTFALSIAQLITSVVYSIIVVSIPRLSYYHGNSDEKNYTELLNQVARTFLFLVIPMGIGLSCVSDEVMLIYAGEKYLEAGFILKLFSLRIVMWALDQLLANQVLFVRGYEKNITAFYFIGGFLNLILNIVLLKLKVVQAEYFVYTTLFSEIVVLIIQIYFITKRNIISINEILKSYVKYILCAVPFFAITYGINHTLKYSLNLNLQFFVRVLAIIVSCVLYYFIIMLITKDKILFVTLDGIKNKFRVIKYKLKSKKYKG, from the coding sequence ATGGCAAAAAATATAAAAGTTAACGCTTTAGCTAGCATTTTAGTTAGGGTTTTTAATATTCTATTTCCGCTTATCACAGGTCCGTATCTCGCTAGAATTTTGAGTAAAGAGGCCTATGGCGAATTTAATGTTGCAAACTCTATATTAAATCTATTTATTCCATTTGCCGCTTTTGGAATATATAGTTATGGGATACGTTCAATAAGCAGAGTTAAAAATAATATTAAAGAGATAAGTAAAAATTTTACCGTTCTTTTCTCTATAAACTTAATAAGTTCTTTAGGTATTGGGATTTTGTATATCGGATATATGTTTTTAAATGTAAATTCCAGTATGTATATGTTATATATTGCACTTAGTATTCAAATTTTTACTCAATTTGTATCAATTGAGTGGATGAATGAGGCTTTTGAAAACTATGGTTTTATTCTTTTTAAGACATTATTTGTCCGTGTACTTATGCTTGTTTCAATTTTCGCATTTGTAAAAAAAGCTGATGACATAGTAAATTATGCTTTTATACTATCAATTACAAATCTTGTAAACTATTTGATAAGTTTTTACTATATAAAAAGAAAAGTAAAGTTTGTAAAGATTGAGTTAAAAGACATTTTAATACATATAAAACCATTGATTGGAATGTTACTTTTAGCCAACTCATATATGTTATACACTGCATTGGATAGAGCAGTACTCTCATTATTGGATGCTAAGATTTCAGTTTCATATTATACCTTTGCATTGTCAATAGCTCAACTAATTACGAGTGTAGTTTATTCTATAATAGTAGTAAGTATTCCAAGGCTTTCGTACTATCATGGGAATAGTGATGAAAAAAATTATACGGAATTGTTAAATCAAGTTGCCAGAACCTTTTTATTCTTAGTAATTCCGATGGGTATTGGATTAAGCTGTGTTTCTGATGAAGTAATGCTGATATATGCAGGAGAAAAGTATTTGGAAGCCGGTTTTATTTTAAAGTTGTTTTCACTTAGGATTGTTATGTGGGCTTTAGATCAACTTCTTGCAAATCAAGTTTTATTTGTAAGAGGATATGAAAAAAATATAACAGCATTTTATTTTATAGGTGGTTTTTTGAACTTGATTTTAAATATAGTTTTATTGAAATTAAAAGTTGTTCAAGCTGAATATTTTGTATATACAACCTTATTTTCAGAAATTGTAGTATTGATAATTCAAATTTACTTTATAACTAAAAGAAATATTATTTCTATAAACGAAATATTAAAATCTTATGTAAAATATATACTATGCGCCGTTCCGTTCTTTGCAATAACTTATGGAATAAATCATACTTTAAAATATTCATTAAATTTGAATTTACAATTTTTTGTTAGAGTATTGGCAATAATTGTATCATGTGTACTATATTATTTTATAATTATGTTAATAACTAAAGATAAGATTTTATTTGTTACGCTTGACGGAATTAAAAATAAATTCAGAGTTATAAAATATAAATTAAAATCAAAGAAATATAAAGGATAA
- a CDS encoding NTP transferase domain-containing protein, whose amino-acid sequence MLAIQDFDILNLFFKNRNKKYTQREISSITKISLGKVNKTLKELKNNEFIDENLKITDKGLSALEPYKVDNAIIMAAGMSSRFAPLCYETPKGLLNVKGEKLIEREILQLKEAGIEDITLVVGYMKEKMFYLAEKFGVDIVVNEDYYRFNNTSSLILVTEKLKNTYICSSDNYFPKNPFEKYVYRAYYSAVYQDGETDEYYAEFDKKGRITGVTIGGKDDWIMLGHVFFDREFSDKFVKLLKAEYHEQIVRENLWETFYMRHIKEFDNMYIRKYDLEDIKEFDSLEELRLFDEKYVTNSDSEIFQNICNILRCKEEEIKDIKPIKMGMTNTSFKFSCKEKSYVYRHPGPGTELIINRKSEFDSMKIAKELSLDDTYIYMDKDIGWKISKYIENVKILNPFDKKNVKRAISMLKKLHTSGRKTNFKFNIFDEIENFKIKIRNSHRDNFDDMSLMNDKIYKLKTFLDKDDTNECICHCDSYDLNFLLDNRDKMYLIDWEYSAMSDPAVDIGCFITSSKYSFDEAIDIIKEYFNGKPTDKQLMHYIAYIAVSSFYWFLWAINQEIQGKSIGEYLYIWYNHTKEYADYALKLYEQE is encoded by the coding sequence ATGTTAGCAATACAAGATTTTGATATTTTAAATCTATTTTTTAAAAATCGGAATAAAAAATATACTCAAAGAGAAATTTCAAGTATTACAAAAATTTCTTTGGGAAAAGTTAATAAAACTTTAAAAGAATTAAAAAATAACGAGTTTATAGATGAAAATTTAAAGATTACAGATAAAGGACTTTCTGCACTGGAGCCATATAAAGTTGATAATGCAATAATAATGGCTGCCGGAATGAGTTCAAGATTTGCTCCTCTTTGTTATGAAACTCCAAAAGGTCTTTTAAATGTAAAAGGAGAAAAATTAATTGAGAGAGAAATTTTACAACTAAAAGAAGCAGGAATTGAAGATATTACTTTAGTTGTAGGATATATGAAGGAAAAGATGTTCTATCTAGCAGAAAAATTTGGTGTAGATATTGTGGTTAATGAGGATTATTATAGATTTAACAACACTTCATCACTAATTTTGGTTACTGAAAAATTAAAAAATACTTATATCTGTTCTTCAGATAATTATTTTCCGAAGAATCCTTTTGAAAAGTATGTTTATAGAGCATATTATTCAGCTGTTTATCAAGATGGAGAAACTGATGAATACTATGCAGAATTTGATAAAAAGGGAAGGATTACAGGTGTAACAATTGGCGGAAAAGATGATTGGATAATGTTAGGGCATGTTTTTTTTGACAGAGAATTCAGTGATAAATTTGTGAAATTGCTGAAAGCGGAGTATCATGAACAGATAGTTCGTGAAAATTTGTGGGAAACTTTTTATATGCGTCATATAAAAGAGTTTGATAATATGTATATTAGAAAATATGATTTAGAAGATATTAAAGAGTTTGATTCTTTGGAGGAGTTAAGACTTTTTGATGAAAAATATGTCACTAACTCCGACTCTGAAATTTTTCAAAATATTTGTAATATTTTAAGATGTAAAGAAGAAGAAATAAAGGATATTAAGCCGATAAAAATGGGAATGACCAATACATCTTTTAAATTTAGTTGTAAAGAAAAATCCTATGTATATCGACATCCGGGTCCCGGAACTGAATTAATCATAAATAGAAAAAGCGAGTTTGACTCAATGAAAATCGCAAAGGAATTGAGTTTAGATGATACTTATATCTATATGGATAAAGATATTGGTTGGAAAATTTCTAAATATATTGAAAATGTAAAAATTCTTAATCCTTTTGATAAAAAGAACGTAAAAAGGGCTATTTCTATGTTAAAGAAATTACATACAAGTGGTAGAAAAACTAATTTTAAATTTAATATTTTTGATGAAATTGAAAACTTTAAAATCAAAATAAGAAATTCACATAGAGATAATTTTGATGATATGAGTTTGATGAATGACAAAATTTATAAATTAAAGACTTTTTTAGATAAAGATGATACAAATGAATGTATTTGTCATTGTGATAGTTATGATTTGAATTTTTTGTTGGATAACAGAGATAAAATGTATTTAATAGATTGGGAATATTCTGCAATGTCAGATCCTGCAGTAGATATTGGATGTTTTATAACTTCTTCAAAATATTCTTTTGATGAAGCTATAGATATAATAAAGGAATATTTTAATGGTAAGCCTACGGATAAGCAGTTAATGCATTATATTGCTTATATTGCAGTAAGCTCTTTTTATTGGTTCTTATGGGCGATTAATCAGGAAATTCAAGGAAAGAGTATTGGCGAATATTTATATATTTGGTATAACCACACTAAAGAATATGCTGACTATGCTTTGAAATTATATGAACAAGAATAA
- a CDS encoding energy-coupling factor transporter ATPase: MNLDEKIIDIKDLRYEYSGEDGKKSTALDGVSFSVNKGELISILGHNGSGKSTLAKLLNAQITPTDGEIEIFGINTKDENRIWDIRQKCAMVFQNPDNQLVATVVEEDVAFGPENLGVPSAEIRERVDEALEIVEMQEYKKHSPHMLSGGQKQRVAIAGILAMKPDVIIFDESTAMLDPIGRKDIIDTILKLNKEENKTILYITHYMEEAVLADRVIVLNEGKIEFDDSPKKVFSNVETLRELGLSVPQVTELAYLLKNDGVEIPSDILTNDEMIKFLERKLK; this comes from the coding sequence ATGAATTTGGATGAAAAAATAATTGATATAAAAGATTTAAGATATGAATATTCTGGAGAAGATGGTAAGAAGAGTACTGCTTTGGATGGGGTCAGTTTTTCTGTAAATAAAGGAGAATTGATTTCTATTTTAGGACATAATGGAAGCGGAAAATCTACTTTAGCAAAACTTTTAAATGCACAAATTACTCCAACGGATGGAGAAATTGAAATTTTTGGAATTAATACAAAAGATGAAAATAGAATTTGGGATATTAGACAAAAATGTGCTATGGTTTTTCAAAATCCTGATAATCAACTTGTTGCGACAGTTGTAGAAGAAGATGTTGCTTTCGGTCCTGAAAATTTAGGAGTTCCTTCAGCTGAAATAAGAGAAAGAGTTGATGAAGCTTTAGAAATTGTTGAGATGCAGGAGTATAAGAAGCATTCTCCACATATGCTTTCTGGTGGACAAAAACAGAGAGTTGCTATAGCAGGAATTTTAGCTATGAAACCGGATGTAATAATTTTTGATGAATCGACGGCAATGCTTGATCCTATTGGAAGAAAAGATATTATTGATACTATTTTAAAATTAAATAAAGAAGAGAATAAGACTATTTTATATATAACTCATTATATGGAAGAAGCTGTTCTTGCTGATAGAGTTATCGTTTTAAATGAAGGAAAGATTGAGTTTGATGACAGTCCTAAAAAAGTTTTTTCAAATGTTGAAACTTTACGAGAATTGGGACTTTCTGTTCCGCAGGTTACAGAACTTGCATATCTTTTAAAGAATGACGGGGTAGAAATTCCTTCTGATATTTTAACAAATGATGAAATGATAAAATTTTTGGAGAGAAAATTAAAATAA
- a CDS encoding energy-coupling factor transporter ATPase — protein sequence MDINFKNVSFVYGEKTPFEKLALDNIDLTIKKGEFVGIIGHTGSGKSTLIQHFNGILKPTSGDVFIGDMNTKDKELAKSGLRYKIGLVFQYPEYQLFEETIEKDIAFGPKNMGLSEEEVTERVKEAMEIVGLDYEAKKDKSPFEISGGQKRRVAIAGILAMKPDILILDEPTAGLDPKGRDELFFQIKRLYEKNNITIVLISHSMEDVAKLVNRIIIMKNGHIHLDKSTKEAFSDVDDLKKVGLNVPQITELMDILRKKGHHFSKNILTVDEAFNEIKRELRKN from the coding sequence ATGGATATAAATTTTAAAAATGTAAGTTTTGTTTACGGAGAAAAAACTCCTTTTGAAAAACTTGCTTTAGATAATATAGATTTAACTATAAAAAAGGGAGAATTTGTTGGTATTATAGGGCATACAGGAAGTGGAAAATCAACATTAATTCAACATTTTAATGGAATTCTAAAGCCTACAAGTGGTGATGTTTTTATAGGAGATATGAACACTAAAGATAAGGAACTTGCTAAGAGTGGCTTAAGATATAAAATTGGATTAGTTTTTCAATATCCTGAATATCAACTTTTTGAAGAGACAATTGAAAAAGATATTGCTTTTGGACCTAAGAACATGGGACTTAGTGAAGAAGAAGTTACAGAGAGAGTAAAAGAAGCAATGGAGATTGTAGGACTTGATTATGAAGCAAAAAAAGATAAATCTCCTTTTGAAATTTCTGGAGGTCAAAAAAGAAGGGTTGCGATAGCAGGAATTTTAGCTATGAAACCTGATATTCTGATTTTAGATGAACCTACGGCAGGACTTGACCCTAAGGGAAGGGACGAACTATTTTTTCAAATTAAAAGGCTTTATGAGAAGAATAATATTACAATAGTTTTGATTTCTCACAGCATGGAAGATGTTGCAAAACTAGTAAATAGAATAATTATAATGAAAAATGGACATATCCATTTAGACAAAAGTACAAAAGAAGCTTTTAGCGATGTAGACGATTTAAAAAAAGTTGGACTTAATGTTCCACAAATTACGGAACTTATGGATATTTTAAGAAAAAAAGGACATCAT